In Streptomyces ambofaciens ATCC 23877, a single genomic region encodes these proteins:
- a CDS encoding sugar phosphate isomerase/epimerase family protein translates to MTLFSDPSRTDAGTDPAAGGPDESLRRSLGVDRRRFLSTCTAVAAGAVAAPVFGAAPALAQDRDRDHDHGHGHGRGQVLVPADKRGIILYTVRDATARDPLASDLPSGFREVFKQLSRHGYRQVEFAGYRQHANAPGGADLESVQGAKLLRCWLDDHGLRAQGNHGFIPSSWPLTTADKDTFKKHLEIANILGMDHMGTGGDPTGSSYRADWDVAADKWNALGAIARREGIKLYTHNHDGAYGFLLDGGPLDDQGRPTRSSGIRKLEYFLKVTDPRLVWLEMDIFWAHVAQYKFHTYTAHDGSTRKNVFDPAGLVARNNKRYPLFHAKDGVVSTTNGMGYDMVPFGTGVIDYTTFFSRVGERNYHNPMIEDDNSPSATDPAQSLREAKISYDNLAALRKRRR, encoded by the coding sequence GTGACCCTGTTCTCCGATCCCTCGCGCACCGACGCCGGCACCGACCCGGCGGCCGGTGGCCCGGACGAAAGCCTGCGCCGCAGCCTCGGCGTGGACCGGCGTCGCTTCCTCAGCACCTGCACCGCCGTGGCCGCCGGAGCCGTCGCGGCCCCCGTCTTCGGTGCCGCTCCGGCCCTCGCCCAGGACCGGGACAGAGACCACGACCACGGTCACGGCCACGGGCGCGGGCAGGTCCTCGTCCCGGCGGACAAGCGCGGCATCATCCTCTACACCGTCCGCGACGCCACCGCCCGCGACCCCCTCGCCTCCGACCTGCCCTCCGGCTTCCGCGAGGTGTTCAAGCAGCTCTCCCGCCACGGCTACCGCCAGGTCGAGTTCGCCGGCTACCGCCAGCACGCCAACGCACCCGGCGGCGCCGACCTGGAATCCGTCCAGGGAGCGAAGCTGCTGCGCTGCTGGCTCGACGACCACGGCCTGCGCGCCCAGGGCAACCACGGCTTCATCCCGTCCTCCTGGCCGCTCACCACGGCGGACAAGGACACCTTCAAGAAGCACCTGGAGATCGCCAACATCCTCGGCATGGACCACATGGGAACCGGTGGCGACCCCACCGGCAGTTCCTACCGTGCCGACTGGGACGTGGCCGCCGACAAGTGGAACGCCCTCGGAGCGATAGCCCGCCGCGAGGGCATCAAGCTCTACACGCACAACCACGACGGGGCCTACGGCTTCCTGCTCGACGGCGGCCCGCTGGACGACCAGGGCCGCCCGACCCGCAGCTCCGGCATCCGGAAGCTGGAGTACTTCCTGAAGGTCACCGACCCGAGGCTGGTCTGGCTGGAGATGGACATCTTCTGGGCACACGTCGCCCAGTACAAGTTCCACACCTACACCGCCCACGACGGCTCCACCCGCAAGAACGTCTTCGACCCGGCCGGCCTGGTCGCCCGCAACAACAAGCGCTACCCGCTCTTCCACGCCAAGGACGGCGTCGTCAGCACGACCAACGGCATGGGCTACGACATGGTGCCCTTCGGGACCGGGGTCATCGACTACACGACGTTCTTCTCACGGGTCGGAGAGCGGAACTACCACAACCCGATGATCGAGGACGACAACTCCCCGAGCGCCACTGACCCGGCGCAGTCGCTGCGGGAAGCCAAGATCAGCTACGACAACCTGGCGGCCCTGCGCAAGCGGCGCCGCTGA
- the fusA gene encoding elongation factor G has product MRTHANPLTTVRNLGILAHVDAGKTTVTERILYTTGTTHKRGEVHDGTTVTDFDPQERDRGITIFAAAVSCSWKGHRINLIDTPGHVDFADEVERSLRVLDGAVAVFDAVAGVEPQSESVWRQADRHGVPRIAFVNKMDRAGADLDAAVASIRERLHATPLVVHLPIGAEDGFAGVVDLVRMRALVWADGVETAEEGPVPEALREEAAHRRRLLEEAVAERHPAALEEFCDRETLDAATLTAALRDLTRGGDGVVVLCGSAYRNRGVEPLLDAVVAYLPSPLDVPPVRGTHDGTERERPADPAAPMAALAFKVNATPTGRLTYLRLYSGTIDKGDTVWDASTGRTERIGRILRVRADRHDPLERAVAGDIVAVVGLKSARAGSTLCAPDAPLVLEPPGVAEPVVHVAVEARRSTDTGRLASALARLTEEDPSLVVRTDPETGQTLLSGMGELHLEVAVERVRREHGLAVAVGRPGVAYRETVGEGVSGFVYRHAKQDGGAGQFAHVVLDVEPWGQGTEDRGLVFRSAVTGGRVPQEFVRAVEAGCWDALAEGPLGGHPVTGVRVTLVDGQTHVKDSSETAFRAAGRFGLRDALRASAMVLLEPVVEVTVTVSDDAVGGVLGDLAARRGRVTGSETRAGAAVVTATVPLAELFGYATRLRSRTQGRGTFTARPTGYAPVPAAAPTAAR; this is encoded by the coding sequence GTGCGCACCCACGCGAACCCTCTCACCACCGTCCGCAACCTGGGCATCCTCGCCCACGTCGACGCCGGCAAGACCACCGTCACCGAGCGGATCCTCTACACCACCGGCACCACCCACAAGCGCGGCGAGGTGCACGACGGCACGACCGTCACCGACTTCGATCCGCAGGAACGCGACCGCGGCATCACCATCTTCGCCGCGGCGGTCAGCTGCTCCTGGAAGGGCCACCGGATCAACCTGATCGACACCCCGGGGCACGTCGACTTCGCCGACGAGGTCGAACGCTCGCTGCGCGTGCTGGACGGCGCGGTCGCCGTGTTCGACGCCGTCGCCGGGGTGGAACCGCAGAGCGAGTCCGTGTGGCGCCAGGCCGACCGGCACGGCGTGCCGCGGATCGCGTTCGTCAACAAGATGGACCGGGCGGGCGCCGATCTCGACGCGGCCGTCGCCTCGATCCGTGAGCGACTGCACGCGACGCCGCTGGTCGTGCACCTGCCCATAGGCGCCGAGGACGGTTTCGCCGGCGTCGTCGACCTGGTGCGCATGCGCGCCCTGGTGTGGGCCGACGGCGTCGAGACGGCCGAGGAGGGGCCGGTGCCGGAGGCCCTGCGCGAGGAGGCGGCGCACAGGCGGCGGCTGCTGGAGGAGGCGGTGGCGGAACGCCACCCGGCCGCGCTGGAGGAGTTCTGCGACCGGGAGACGCTCGACGCGGCCACCCTCACCGCCGCACTGCGCGACCTGACCCGCGGCGGCGACGGCGTGGTGGTGCTGTGCGGCTCGGCCTACCGCAACCGCGGTGTCGAACCGCTGCTGGACGCGGTGGTGGCCTACCTGCCGTCACCGCTGGACGTACCCCCGGTACGCGGCACCCACGACGGCACGGAACGGGAACGGCCCGCCGACCCGGCGGCGCCGATGGCGGCACTGGCGTTCAAGGTGAACGCCACCCCGACAGGACGGCTGACGTACCTGCGGCTGTACTCGGGCACCATCGACAAGGGGGACACCGTGTGGGACGCGAGCACAGGCCGGACCGAGCGGATCGGCCGCATCCTGCGGGTACGCGCCGACCGCCACGACCCGCTGGAACGGGCGGTCGCCGGGGACATCGTCGCCGTGGTCGGGCTGAAGTCCGCGCGCGCCGGTTCCACCCTGTGCGCACCGGACGCCCCCCTCGTCCTGGAACCCCCGGGCGTCGCCGAACCCGTCGTGCACGTGGCGGTGGAGGCACGTCGCTCCACGGACACCGGCCGACTGGCCTCCGCGCTCGCCCGGCTCACGGAGGAGGACCCCTCCCTCGTGGTGCGGACCGACCCGGAGACCGGGCAGACCCTGCTGTCGGGCATGGGTGAACTGCACCTGGAGGTCGCGGTGGAGCGCGTCCGGCGCGAGCACGGTCTGGCGGTCGCCGTCGGCCGACCCGGTGTGGCGTACCGCGAGACGGTCGGTGAGGGCGTGTCCGGTTTCGTGTACCGGCACGCCAAACAGGACGGCGGCGCGGGACAGTTCGCGCACGTCGTGCTGGACGTGGAGCCGTGGGGGCAGGGTACGGAGGACCGCGGTCTCGTGTTCCGCTCCGCGGTCACCGGCGGACGCGTGCCGCAGGAGTTCGTCCGGGCCGTCGAGGCCGGCTGCTGGGACGCCCTGGCCGAGGGCCCCCTCGGGGGTCACCCGGTGACGGGGGTGCGGGTCACGCTCGTCGACGGCCAGACCCACGTCAAGGACTCCTCGGAGACGGCCTTCCGCGCCGCCGGCCGGTTCGGGCTCCGCGACGCCCTGCGCGCCTCGGCGATGGTCCTGCTGGAGCCGGTCGTGGAGGTGACGGTCACCGTGTCCGACGACGCGGTCGGCGGCGTGCTCGGCGACCTCGCCGCCCGGCGCGGCCGGGTCACCGGCTCCGAGACCCGGGCCGGCGCGGCTGTCGTGACGGCCACCGTGCCGCTGGCCGAGCTGTTCGGCTACGCCACCCGGCTGCGCAGCCGCACCCAGGGCCGCGGCACTTTCACCGCCCGGCCCACCGGCTACGCGCCGGTTCCGGCGGCGGCGCCGACGGCCGCCCGGTAG
- a CDS encoding TatD family hydrolase, with the protein MRIFDPHIHMTSRTTDDYEAMYAAGVRAVVEPSFWLGQPRTSPASFRDYFDALLGWEPFRAAQYGIAHHCTIALNPKEANDPRCLPVLDDLPRYLVKDRVVAVGEIGYDSMTPAEDTALEQQLQLAADHGLPALVHTPHRDKLAGLHRTLDVVRGSALPPDRVLVDHLNETTVKAAKDSGAWLGFSVYPDTKMDEARMVALLQEYGPEKVLVNSAADWGKSDPLKTRKVGDLMLAEGFTEDDVDQVLWRNPVAFYGLSGRLDLDVTSADATHEGNSILRGGE; encoded by the coding sequence ATGCGCATCTTCGACCCCCACATCCACATGACCTCCCGCACCACCGACGACTACGAGGCCATGTACGCCGCCGGTGTCCGGGCCGTCGTCGAGCCGTCCTTCTGGCTCGGCCAGCCCCGCACCTCGCCCGCCTCCTTCCGTGACTACTTCGACGCCCTGCTGGGCTGGGAGCCCTTCCGCGCCGCCCAGTACGGCATCGCCCACCACTGCACGATCGCCCTCAATCCCAAGGAGGCCAACGACCCGCGCTGCCTGCCGGTCCTGGACGACCTGCCCCGCTACCTCGTCAAGGACCGGGTGGTGGCGGTCGGTGAGATCGGCTACGACTCGATGACGCCGGCCGAGGACACCGCCCTGGAGCAGCAGCTCCAGCTGGCCGCCGACCACGGCCTGCCCGCCCTCGTGCACACCCCCCACCGCGACAAGCTCGCCGGCCTCCACCGCACCCTCGACGTGGTCCGGGGGTCCGCGCTGCCCCCCGACCGGGTTCTCGTCGACCACCTGAACGAGACCACCGTCAAGGCCGCCAAGGACAGCGGGGCCTGGCTCGGCTTCTCCGTCTACCCCGACACCAAGATGGACGAAGCCCGCATGGTCGCCCTCCTCCAGGAGTACGGCCCGGAGAAGGTCCTGGTGAACTCCGCCGCCGACTGGGGGAAGAGCGACCCTCTCAAGACCCGCAAGGTCGGCGACCTGATGCTGGCCGAGGGCTTCACCGAGGACGACGTGGACCAGGTGCTGTGGCGCAACCCCGTCGCCTTCTACGGCCTCAGCGGACGCCTCGACCTGGACGTGACCTCCGCCGACGCCACCCACGAGGGCAACTCCATCCTGCGCGGCGGGGAGTGA
- a CDS encoding nucleotide pyrophosphatase/phosphodiesterase family protein, whose product MTDPLQTDAGRDGRPTPLLVLDVVGLTPRLLDHMPHLKQLAQAGSRAPLGTVLPAVTCAAQSTFLTGTHPAEHGIVGNGWYFRELGDVLLWRQHNGLVAGDKLWDAARRAHPGYTVANICWWYAMGADTDFTVTPRPVYYADGRKEPDCYTRPPALHDELTGKLGTFPLFHFWGPGADLVSSQWIIDATRHIMATRHPDLTLTYLPHLDYDLQRYGPHDARSLKAAADLDAALAPLLDDARAQQRTVVVLSEYGITPVTRPVDINRALRRAGLLEVHTQDGMEYLDPMASRAFAVADHQIAHVYVRRPEDLDATRAALTGLPGIEQLLDDEGKKAHHLDHPRAGELVAVAEPDAWFTYYYWLDDRRAPDFAQLVEIHRKPGYDPVELFMDPHDPYVKVKAAGALARKKLGMRYRMAVVPLDPAPIRGSHGRLPAGDDDGPLLLCSTPHALGDRVAATEVKQLLLQLAGIG is encoded by the coding sequence ATGACCGATCCTCTCCAGACCGATGCCGGCCGCGATGGTCGCCCGACCCCGCTCCTCGTCCTGGACGTCGTGGGCCTCACCCCCCGCCTGCTGGACCACATGCCCCACCTCAAACAACTCGCCCAGGCCGGCTCCCGCGCCCCCCTGGGCACCGTCCTGCCCGCCGTCACCTGCGCCGCCCAGTCGACGTTTTTGACCGGCACGCACCCTGCCGAGCACGGCATCGTCGGCAACGGCTGGTACTTCCGCGAGCTCGGCGATGTCCTGCTGTGGCGCCAGCACAACGGCCTGGTCGCCGGCGACAAACTCTGGGACGCCGCCCGCCGCGCCCACCCCGGCTACACCGTCGCCAACATCTGCTGGTGGTACGCGATGGGCGCCGACACCGACTTCACCGTCACCCCCCGCCCCGTCTACTACGCCGACGGCCGCAAGGAACCCGACTGCTACACCCGGCCCCCCGCCCTGCACGACGAACTCACCGGCAAACTCGGCACCTTCCCCCTCTTCCACTTCTGGGGACCGGGCGCCGACCTCGTCTCCAGCCAGTGGATCATCGACGCCACCCGCCACATCATGGCCACCCGCCACCCCGACCTCACCCTCACCTACCTGCCCCACCTCGACTACGACCTCCAGCGCTACGGCCCCCACGACGCCCGCTCCCTGAAAGCCGCCGCCGACCTCGACGCCGCCCTCGCCCCGCTGCTGGACGACGCCCGCGCCCAGCAACGCACCGTGGTGGTGCTGTCCGAGTACGGCATCACCCCCGTCACCCGGCCCGTCGACATCAACCGCGCCCTGCGCCGGGCGGGGCTGCTGGAGGTCCACACCCAGGACGGTATGGAATACCTCGACCCGATGGCCTCCCGCGCCTTCGCCGTCGCCGACCACCAGATCGCCCACGTCTACGTCCGCCGCCCCGAAGACCTCGACGCCACCCGCGCCGCCCTGACCGGCCTGCCCGGCATCGAGCAGCTCCTGGACGACGAGGGCAAGAAGGCCCACCACCTCGACCACCCCCGCGCGGGCGAACTCGTCGCCGTCGCCGAGCCCGACGCCTGGTTCACGTACTACTACTGGCTCGACGACCGGCGTGCGCCCGACTTCGCGCAGCTCGTCGAGATCCACCGCAAACCCGGCTACGACCCCGTCGAGCTGTTCATGGACCCCCACGACCCCTACGTCAAGGTCAAAGCCGCCGGCGCCCTGGCCCGCAAGAAACTCGGCATGCGCTACCGCATGGCCGTCGTCCCCCTGGACCCCGCACCCATCCGCGGCAGCCACGGCCGCCTCCCCGCCGGCGACGACGACGGACCACTCCTGCTGTGCTCCACCCCCCACGCCCTCGGCGACCGCGTCGCGGCCACCGAAGTGAAACAACTCCTCCTCCAGCTCGCCGGAATCGGCTGA
- the eboE gene encoding metabolite traffic protein EboE, with protein MRFRHPDGSTVHLAYCTNVHPAETLEGVLAQLREHCEPVRRRLGRDRLGIGLWLARDAAHALVTDPAALRALRGELERRGLEVVTLNGFPYEGFGAEEVKYRVYTPDWADPERLEHTTSLARVLAGLLPDDVTEGTISTLPLAWRTAYDDARAEKSRAALVTLAERLDVLEELTGRSVRIGLEPEPGCVVERTGDAIAPLMAVGHDRIGVCVDTCHLATSFEDPDTALDALTAARIPVVKSQLSAALHAEQPARPEVRRALATFAEPRFLHQTRTTASGGLQGTDDLDEAVADGGPLPDNSPWRAHFHVPLHAAPAPPLTSTTEVLKAALARLVGGPHPLTRHLEVETYTWQALPPELRPRARAQLTDGIAAELTLARDLLTDLGLKELP; from the coding sequence ATGCGCTTCCGCCATCCCGACGGGTCCACCGTCCATCTCGCCTACTGCACCAACGTGCATCCCGCCGAGACCCTCGAGGGGGTGCTGGCCCAGCTGCGGGAGCACTGCGAGCCGGTCCGGCGCAGGCTGGGCCGCGACCGGCTGGGCATCGGCCTGTGGCTGGCCCGCGACGCGGCCCACGCCCTGGTCACCGACCCCGCGGCCCTGCGCGCCCTGCGCGGCGAGCTGGAGCGGCGGGGACTGGAGGTCGTCACCCTCAACGGCTTCCCCTACGAGGGATTCGGCGCGGAGGAGGTCAAGTACCGTGTCTACACGCCGGACTGGGCCGACCCCGAGCGCCTGGAGCACACGACATCGCTGGCGCGGGTCCTGGCGGGGCTGCTGCCCGACGACGTCACCGAGGGCACCATCTCCACGCTGCCGCTGGCCTGGCGCACCGCCTACGACGACGCTCGCGCCGAAAAGTCCCGTGCCGCGCTGGTCACCCTCGCCGAACGCCTGGACGTCCTGGAGGAGCTGACCGGCCGTTCGGTGCGCATCGGGCTGGAGCCGGAGCCGGGTTGTGTGGTGGAGCGGACCGGTGATGCGATTGCGCCGCTGATGGCGGTGGGCCATGACCGTATCGGCGTGTGTGTCGACACCTGCCATCTGGCCACCTCCTTCGAGGACCCGGACACCGCCCTGGACGCCCTGACCGCCGCCCGCATCCCGGTCGTCAAGTCCCAGCTGTCGGCGGCCCTGCACGCCGAGCAGCCCGCCCGGCCCGAAGTCCGGCGCGCACTGGCGACGTTCGCGGAGCCGCGGTTCCTGCACCAGACCCGCACCACTGCGTCCGGCGGTCTCCAGGGCACCGACGACCTGGATGAGGCCGTGGCCGACGGTGGGCCGCTGCCTGACAACTCGCCCTGGCGCGCCCACTTCCACGTCCCCCTCCACGCGGCCCCGGCCCCGCCGCTGACCTCGACGACGGAGGTCCTCAAAGCCGCGCTGGCGCGCCTGGTGGGCGGCCCGCACCCCCTCACCCGGCATCTCGAGGTGGAGACCTACACCTGGCAGGCCCTCCCGCCCGAGCTGCGGCCCCGCGCCCGCGCGCAGCTCACCGACGGGATCGCCGCCGAGCTGACCCTGGCCCGCGACCTGCTGACCGACCTCGGCCTGAAGGAACTGCCATGA
- a CDS encoding DUF2254 domain-containing protein, producing the protein MSDWMVTRGPRPRRRPRALSPLREHLRDTFWFAPTAAMVSVFVVWLLAQELDAALVRALQDDGDYETLAELLRFADDARTVVSAVGSAMMTFIGVVFSISLVAVQMASGQFTPRVVRLFVRSRITKATFAVFLATFVLTLLVLTSYDSTPDPRDTTSVPLVQSVLTLAMVALSLLLFVMYVNATLRLMRISHVIARIAAESFRVAALMPAPADGGRAPDPGPVTEWVAHEGRAGVLRDVHTARLVRVARKHGVVLRLVPRIGDFLVPGTPVLAVHGGQAPPRRVLRYALAVGVERTFHQDLAFGLRQLSDIGLRALSPAVNDPTTAVQALDRVVQLLAALSRRPLDAVEHRDRHGTVRLVQPVPGWTELVDLGFAEVRACAVEAPQVTRRLLAGLDDLLLLAPPERREPLLRHRELLRQAVVRTAPSAADRAFALSPDRQGIG; encoded by the coding sequence ATGAGTGACTGGATGGTTACCCGGGGTCCGCGACCGCGCCGTCGGCCGCGGGCGTTGTCGCCGCTCAGGGAACATCTGCGGGACACGTTCTGGTTCGCGCCCACGGCGGCCATGGTGAGCGTCTTCGTGGTCTGGCTGCTGGCGCAGGAGCTGGACGCCGCGCTCGTCCGGGCGCTGCAGGACGACGGGGACTACGAGACGCTCGCCGAGCTGCTGCGGTTCGCGGACGACGCGAGGACGGTGGTGTCCGCGGTCGGCTCGGCGATGATGACGTTCATCGGCGTGGTGTTCAGCATCTCGCTGGTCGCCGTGCAGATGGCGAGCGGGCAGTTCACCCCGCGGGTGGTGCGGCTCTTCGTCCGCAGCCGGATCACGAAGGCGACCTTCGCCGTCTTCCTCGCCACGTTCGTCCTGACCCTCCTCGTCCTGACCAGTTACGACAGCACCCCCGATCCCCGTGACACCACGTCCGTGCCCCTGGTGCAGTCGGTGCTCACCCTTGCGATGGTCGCGCTCAGCCTGCTGCTGTTCGTGATGTACGTGAACGCGACCCTGCGGCTGATGCGGATCAGCCATGTGATCGCCCGGATCGCGGCGGAGTCCTTCCGGGTGGCGGCGCTGATGCCCGCGCCGGCGGACGGCGGTCGGGCGCCCGACCCCGGTCCGGTGACCGAGTGGGTCGCCCACGAGGGGCGTGCCGGTGTGCTGCGGGACGTGCACACCGCCCGGCTGGTGCGGGTGGCCCGCAAGCACGGGGTCGTCCTGCGGCTGGTTCCGCGGATCGGCGACTTCCTGGTGCCCGGCACTCCCGTCCTGGCGGTGCACGGCGGACAGGCTCCGCCGCGCCGGGTGCTGCGGTACGCCCTGGCGGTGGGGGTGGAGCGCACCTTCCACCAGGATCTGGCGTTCGGGTTGCGCCAGCTGTCCGACATCGGGCTGCGCGCCCTGTCCCCGGCGGTGAACGATCCGACGACCGCCGTGCAGGCACTGGACCGGGTGGTGCAGCTCCTGGCCGCCCTGTCCCGGCGGCCGCTGGACGCCGTGGAGCACCGGGACCGACACGGCACCGTCCGGCTGGTGCAGCCCGTGCCGGGCTGGACCGAGCTGGTGGACCTCGGGTTCGCCGAGGTCCGGGCCTGCGCCGTGGAGGCCCCGCAGGTCACCCGGCGCTTGCTGGCCGGGCTCGACGACCTGTTGCTGCTCGCCCCGCCGGAGCGGCGCGAGCCGCTGCTGCGCCACCGCGAGCTGTTGCGGCAGGCCGTCGTACGGACCGCGCCGAGCGCGGCGGACCGGGCCTTCGCCCTGTCGCCGGACCGGCAGGGCATCGGATGA
- a CDS encoding EboA domain-containing protein → MTQPHAGHVTPETQGADGPTVGQDQGPTPAHVPPADLRAALTAELGGAARAWLDQALDEAAAHPGAHGPISVWELRLAEAGRRCGPAHADAARVLVLHAAHADTDALTRVYSQGTADERRAVLHALPHLVPGPEALPLVEDALRTNDTRLVAAALGPYAARHLDAHQWRHAVLKCLFTGVPLDEVADLAGRARGDAELARMLADYAAERTAAGRTVPEDLHRVLALTEPGTSHPPAAPHGKES, encoded by the coding sequence ATGACGCAGCCACACGCCGGGCACGTCACCCCCGAAACCCAGGGTGCGGACGGCCCCACCGTCGGACAGGACCAGGGCCCCACCCCGGCCCACGTCCCGCCCGCCGACCTGCGCGCGGCCCTCACCGCCGAGCTCGGCGGAGCCGCCCGTGCCTGGCTGGACCAGGCCCTGGACGAGGCCGCCGCCCACCCCGGCGCCCACGGGCCCATCTCCGTGTGGGAGCTGCGCCTGGCCGAGGCCGGCCGCCGCTGCGGCCCCGCCCACGCCGACGCCGCACGCGTCCTCGTCCTGCACGCGGCCCACGCGGACACCGACGCTCTGACCCGCGTCTACTCCCAGGGCACCGCCGACGAACGCCGCGCCGTCCTGCACGCGCTGCCCCACCTGGTGCCCGGTCCCGAGGCACTGCCGCTCGTCGAGGACGCGCTGCGCACCAACGACACCCGGCTGGTCGCCGCGGCCCTCGGTCCGTACGCGGCCCGGCACCTCGACGCCCACCAGTGGCGGCACGCCGTACTGAAGTGCCTGTTCACCGGCGTGCCCCTGGACGAGGTCGCGGACCTCGCCGGACGCGCCCGCGGTGACGCCGAACTGGCCCGCATGCTCGCCGACTACGCCGCCGAACGCACGGCAGCGGGCCGCACCGTCCCCGAGGACCTGCACCGCGTCCTGGCCCTGACCGAGCCCGGGACGTCGCACCCCCCGGCCGCCCCCCACGGCAAGGAGTCCTGA